Proteins encoded within one genomic window of Amycolatopsis sp. 2-15:
- a CDS encoding MerR family transcriptional regulator: MGPRLTIGDFSRLTHLSVKTLRHYHQVGLLEPCSVDPHTGYRFYDLEQIPSAQVIRRLRDLEMPVADVRAVLAAPEVAMRNSLIAAHLDSLEAELARTRQAVDTLRDLLRRPDTAFTVEHRTVAPAPAAAIQQTVDREDVLTWWQGALGELHATVRAQGLTPAGPAGGLYESDVYLHDRGRVTVFVPVEGTPREVGRVVGLVVPAAELAIAYHRGSLDDVDLTYGTLGAYVTGHEIGVDGPLREYYVRGADDTRDTAEWRTEIGWPVFRADAG; this comes from the coding sequence ATGGGCCCGCGGCTGACGATCGGCGATTTCTCCCGCCTCACGCACCTGAGCGTGAAGACCCTGCGCCACTACCACCAGGTCGGGCTGCTCGAGCCCTGTTCGGTCGACCCGCACACCGGCTACCGGTTCTACGACCTCGAGCAGATCCCGTCGGCACAGGTCATCCGTCGGCTCAGGGACCTGGAGATGCCGGTGGCCGACGTCCGGGCCGTATTGGCCGCACCCGAGGTGGCCATGCGCAACAGCCTGATCGCAGCACACCTCGACAGCCTCGAGGCGGAGCTCGCCCGCACGCGCCAAGCAGTCGACACGCTGCGCGACCTGCTCCGGCGCCCCGACACGGCGTTCACGGTCGAGCATCGGACGGTCGCGCCGGCGCCCGCGGCGGCCATTCAGCAGACGGTGGACCGCGAGGACGTGCTGACCTGGTGGCAGGGCGCGCTGGGTGAGCTGCACGCGACCGTCCGCGCCCAGGGCCTGACGCCGGCCGGGCCCGCCGGCGGCCTGTACGAAAGCGACGTCTACCTGCACGACCGGGGCCGGGTCACGGTGTTCGTCCCCGTCGAGGGCACGCCACGCGAGGTCGGGCGGGTCGTGGGTCTCGTGGTGCCCGCGGCCGAGCTGGCGATCGCCTACCACCGCGGGTCGCTGGACGACGTCGACCTCACCTACGGCACGCTCGGCGCGTACGTCACCGGCCACGAGATCGGCGTCGACGGCCCGCTGCGCGAGTACTACGTGCGCGGGGCGGACGACACCCGCGACACCGCCGAGTGGCGGACCGAGATCGGCTGGCCCGTCTTCCGGGCGGACGCCGGCTGA
- a CDS encoding alpha/beta hydrolase yields the protein MTYALDPELGPVPNGVAARERGDWRALRESGNAGQAYLATLVPPAAGVTTATHFATAPDATAPDATAPDGTAIELRWYTTGATARPGPAVVYAHGGGMVLGSLDLYDTLLSWYVARSGVPFLSVGYRLAPEVTGTTLAEDVFAGLTWLVEHAPEMGVDAARIAVMGDSGGGAPAAGAAILARERDVRLARQILVYPMLDDRTQALDPARAPYFTWTPDDNFTAWSAVLGDTLGTPSVSPVAAPARLTDFAGLAPAYVETGDLDLFRDEDIAYARSLGAVGVPVELHVHPGVPHGWDRFAPDAHVSRRAFGDRLRVLGEL from the coding sequence ATGACCTACGCCCTCGACCCGGAGCTCGGGCCCGTCCCGAACGGGGTAGCCGCGCGCGAGCGTGGGGACTGGCGGGCGCTGCGGGAGTCCGGCAACGCGGGCCAGGCGTACCTGGCGACGCTGGTCCCGCCGGCCGCCGGCGTCACGACCGCCACCCACTTCGCCACCGCGCCCGACGCCACCGCGCCCGACGCCACCGCGCCCGACGGCACCGCGATCGAACTGCGCTGGTACACCACCGGTGCGACCGCCCGGCCTGGCCCGGCCGTCGTGTACGCGCATGGCGGCGGCATGGTTCTCGGCAGCCTCGACCTGTACGACACGCTGCTGTCCTGGTACGTCGCGCGCAGCGGCGTGCCGTTCCTGTCCGTCGGCTACCGGCTCGCGCCGGAGGTCACCGGGACCACGCTCGCCGAGGACGTCTTCGCCGGCCTGACCTGGCTGGTCGAGCACGCGCCCGAGATGGGCGTGGACGCCGCCCGGATCGCGGTGATGGGCGACAGCGGCGGCGGCGCCCCGGCCGCCGGCGCCGCGATCCTGGCGCGCGAGCGGGACGTGCGCCTGGCCCGGCAGATCCTGGTCTACCCGATGCTCGACGACCGCACCCAAGCCCTGGACCCGGCCCGCGCGCCGTACTTCACCTGGACCCCGGACGACAACTTCACCGCCTGGAGCGCGGTGCTGGGTGACACTCTCGGGACGCCTTCGGTCTCGCCCGTCGCCGCTCCTGCCCGGTTGACGGACTTCGCGGGTCTGGCTCCGGCGTACGTGGAGACCGGCGACCTCGACCTCTTCCGCGACGAGGACATCGCGTACGCACGTTCCCTGGGGGCCGTCGGTGTGCCCGTCGAACTCCACGTCCACCCTGGCGTGCCCCACGGCTGGGACCGGTTCGCCCCGGATGCTCACGTCAGCCGGAGGGCCTTCGGTGACCGGTTGCGTGTTCTCGGTGAGCTGTGA
- a CDS encoding class I adenylate-forming enzyme family protein: MSTIPDLLELCAAEREVVFPDGRLSYGEIAVEARRLAGSLWAEGIRPGDHVGVLVPGGIASVTTWLGIAYLGAVTVPVNPRLKAAELAYVVEHADLRLLFADTALGPVLASALPGLAACSGQLSLRVAPVLRAVVAVDDGPTPAGWLSRTAFSANSADAATVAAARAGVRAEDPALILYTSGTTARPHGCVHDNASLVAEGGAVAERLGLTSQDRFWTALPMFHCGGYDVVLAALAAGCAMVHTGPFEPGLALRQLSEERCTVAFPAFETIWLRVLDHPEFPRTDLSALRLVLNVGAPERLRAMQARIAPAVQMSSLGSTESLGFCCVGSPDDPADVRATTSGKVLRHMEVRVVDPQTRTVVPAGTRGELQFRGTSRFSHYHRDPELTAERLDPAGWFSTGDLVVADPAGRLSFVSRLKDMLKVGGENVSAAEVEGCLADHPACDVVQVVAAPDARLGEVAAAFVQLRPGATVTERALIDHCLGRIATFKVPRYIRFVTDWPMSGTKVQKFRLREVIASGLRAAGITEAPRLSSRSTGLHS; this comes from the coding sequence ATGTCCACCATCCCGGATCTGCTCGAGTTGTGCGCCGCCGAGCGCGAAGTCGTGTTCCCTGACGGGCGCTTGAGTTACGGCGAGATCGCCGTTGAGGCCCGACGGTTGGCGGGATCGTTGTGGGCGGAGGGAATCCGCCCCGGCGATCACGTCGGCGTGCTGGTACCCGGCGGGATCGCGAGTGTGACGACCTGGCTGGGGATCGCCTACCTGGGCGCGGTCACCGTCCCGGTGAACCCTCGGCTCAAGGCCGCGGAGCTGGCCTATGTCGTGGAGCACGCGGACCTGCGGCTGCTGTTCGCCGACACCGCGCTCGGGCCGGTGCTCGCTTCGGCGCTGCCCGGGCTCGCCGCTTGTTCCGGGCAGCTTTCCTTGCGGGTGGCGCCAGTCCTGCGAGCGGTCGTCGCCGTGGACGACGGCCCGACGCCCGCCGGCTGGCTCTCGCGCACCGCGTTCTCGGCGAATTCCGCCGACGCGGCAACGGTGGCCGCGGCCCGGGCCGGTGTGCGCGCCGAGGATCCCGCGTTGATCCTCTACACCTCCGGCACGACGGCCCGGCCCCATGGTTGCGTGCACGACAACGCTTCTCTGGTGGCCGAGGGTGGAGCCGTCGCCGAACGGCTCGGGCTCACCTCACAGGACCGCTTCTGGACCGCCCTGCCGATGTTCCACTGCGGCGGCTACGACGTCGTCCTCGCGGCGCTGGCGGCCGGGTGCGCGATGGTCCACACCGGACCGTTCGAGCCGGGTCTGGCGCTGCGTCAGCTGTCCGAAGAACGGTGCACGGTCGCGTTTCCGGCGTTCGAGACGATCTGGCTGCGCGTGCTCGACCACCCCGAGTTCCCTCGGACGGATTTGTCCGCGCTTCGCCTCGTGCTCAACGTCGGCGCGCCCGAACGGCTGCGCGCCATGCAGGCTCGGATCGCCCCGGCCGTGCAGATGTCGTCCCTCGGCTCGACGGAGTCCCTCGGCTTCTGCTGCGTCGGCTCCCCCGACGACCCGGCCGACGTCCGCGCCACCACGAGCGGCAAAGTGCTGCGGCACATGGAAGTCCGCGTCGTCGACCCTCAGACGCGAACGGTCGTCCCCGCGGGCACCCGCGGCGAACTCCAGTTCCGCGGCACCTCCCGCTTCTCCCACTACCACCGCGACCCCGAGCTGACCGCCGAACGCCTCGACCCCGCCGGCTGGTTCTCCACGGGCGACCTCGTCGTCGCCGACCCCGCCGGCCGCCTCTCCTTCGTCTCCAGGCTCAAGGACATGCTCAAAGTCGGCGGCGAAAACGTCTCCGCCGCCGAAGTCGAAGGCTGCCTCGCCGACCACCCCGCCTGCGACGTCGTCCAGGTCGTCGCCGCCCCGGACGCCCGCCTGGGCGAAGTGGCCGCCGCCTTCGTCCAACTCCGCCCCGGCGCCACCGTGACGGAACGCGCCCTGATCGACCACTGCCTCGGTCGAATCGCGACGTTCAAGGTGCCGCGCTACATCCGCTTCGTCACGGACTGGCCGATGTCGGGCACGAAGGTGCAGAAGTTCCGCCTGCGGGAGGTTATTGCCTCGGGACTGCGCGCTGCGGGCATCACGGAAGCACCTCGGCTGTCGTCGCGTTCGACCGGGCTGCACAGCTAG
- a CDS encoding OsmC family protein, with the protein MPVSKAHANWNGDLPTGSGQFTAGGGSISGSVTFKSRFEDGPGSNPEQLIAAAHASCFSMALANTLASAGFPAESIETDASVTLRPVDGAPTIIKIELVTEGRVPGVNAEQFKEYAAQAKAGCPVSRALAGVPEITLQASLAG; encoded by the coding sequence ATGCCCGTCTCGAAGGCGCACGCGAACTGGAACGGCGATCTTCCCACCGGGTCCGGGCAGTTCACCGCCGGGGGAGGAAGCATCAGCGGGAGCGTGACCTTCAAGTCGCGCTTCGAGGACGGGCCCGGGTCGAACCCGGAGCAGCTCATCGCCGCGGCGCACGCGTCGTGCTTCTCGATGGCGCTGGCCAACACGCTGGCGAGTGCGGGATTCCCGGCCGAGTCGATCGAAACGGACGCTTCGGTCACGCTGCGCCCGGTCGACGGCGCGCCGACGATCATCAAGATCGAGCTCGTGACGGAGGGCCGCGTGCCCGGCGTCAACGCGGAGCAGTTCAAGGAGTACGCGGCGCAGGCCAAGGCCGGCTGCCCGGTCAGCCGCGCGCTGGCGGGCGTCCCCGAGATCACCCTGCAGGCGTCGCTGGCCGGCTGA
- a CDS encoding class I adenylate-forming enzyme family protein, which produces MTSRSAGSVRPVAATTLGDLVRRGGLAHPDREALVFPAERATYGALADRVREFTRALLGLGVQPGDRVGILLPASVDLLALLVAATEAGAIAVPVNARFKSVELEGIVTHSGMRVLVTAPPRAGEPDFAELLHRTFPRLAEGAAAELEHVVHLGGPGGRGLMSSAEFFAAACPAAEADRAAASVRVRDTALLVYTSGTTDSPKGAMLSHEALTRLADGIGGERMPLTAQDRVWTAIPLFHGGGITFALTCLTAGATFVHPRFFDPATTLDLLVRERVTVALAAFETIWLPVLDQPDFASHDLSRIRVVMVVGVPERLRAMAARLPDAVHVSCVAMTESAAFLTLNRLDDPPGKRAETGGHPMPGMRCRVVDPSGDDVAPGVPGELLFRGPNTFDGYFRDSDLTARVFDSAGWFHTGDVVVADSDGRLTFVSRLKDMLKVGGENVAAAEVEGHLLTHPAVAIVAVVAAPDARYVEVPAAFVQLKPGWSVTERKLIDHCVGRIASYRVPRYVRWVTEWPMSGTKIKKVELRKRIADELAAAGITEAPRVRR; this is translated from the coding sequence ATGACGAGCAGATCCGCCGGTTCCGTCCGGCCCGTGGCCGCCACCACGCTCGGCGATCTGGTGCGCCGTGGCGGGCTGGCCCATCCCGACCGCGAAGCCCTCGTGTTCCCGGCCGAGCGGGCCACTTACGGTGCGCTCGCCGACCGCGTCCGGGAGTTCACCCGCGCGCTGCTGGGGCTGGGAGTGCAGCCGGGCGACCGGGTCGGGATCCTGCTGCCCGCGTCGGTCGACCTCCTCGCGCTGCTGGTGGCCGCGACCGAGGCCGGCGCGATTGCGGTGCCGGTCAACGCGCGGTTCAAGTCCGTGGAGCTCGAAGGCATCGTCACGCACTCGGGGATGCGGGTGCTCGTGACCGCTCCCCCGCGGGCCGGCGAGCCGGACTTCGCCGAGCTGCTGCACCGGACGTTTCCGAGGCTTGCCGAAGGTGCTGCTGCCGAGCTGGAGCACGTCGTGCACCTGGGTGGTCCCGGTGGCCGCGGGCTGATGTCGTCCGCGGAGTTCTTCGCGGCGGCGTGTCCTGCGGCCGAGGCCGACCGGGCGGCGGCGAGCGTGCGGGTCCGCGACACCGCGTTGCTGGTCTACACGTCGGGGACGACGGACTCGCCCAAAGGCGCGATGCTCAGCCACGAAGCCCTCACGCGGCTGGCCGACGGGATCGGCGGCGAGCGGATGCCGTTGACCGCGCAAGACCGGGTGTGGACGGCGATCCCGCTGTTCCACGGTGGCGGGATCACCTTCGCCCTCACCTGCCTCACGGCCGGCGCGACGTTCGTGCACCCGCGGTTCTTCGACCCCGCCACGACGTTGGACCTCCTGGTCCGCGAGCGCGTGACGGTCGCGCTGGCGGCGTTCGAGACGATCTGGCTGCCGGTGCTCGACCAGCCGGACTTCGCCTCGCACGACCTGTCCCGGATCCGGGTCGTGATGGTGGTCGGTGTGCCCGAACGGCTCCGCGCGATGGCGGCGCGGCTGCCGGACGCGGTGCACGTGTCCTGCGTGGCGATGACCGAGTCCGCCGCGTTCCTCACGCTCAACCGGCTCGACGACCCACCGGGCAAACGCGCGGAAACCGGTGGGCACCCGATGCCGGGGATGCGGTGCCGGGTCGTCGATCCCTCGGGTGACGACGTGGCCCCCGGTGTGCCGGGTGAGCTGCTTTTCCGTGGCCCCAACACGTTCGACGGCTACTTCCGCGACTCCGACCTGACCGCGCGCGTGTTCGACTCGGCCGGCTGGTTCCACACCGGCGACGTGGTCGTCGCGGATTCCGACGGGCGGCTGACGTTCGTCTCCCGGCTCAAGGACATGCTCAAGGTCGGTGGCGAGAACGTCGCGGCGGCCGAGGTCGAGGGGCACCTGCTCACGCATCCGGCCGTCGCGATCGTGGCCGTGGTGGCGGCTCCGGACGCGCGCTATGTCGAGGTGCCGGCGGCGTTCGTCCAGCTCAAACCGGGGTGGTCGGTGACCGAGCGAAAGCTGATCGACCACTGCGTCGGGCGGATCGCCTCCTACCGGGTGCCGCGCTACGTGCGCTGGGTGACCGAGTGGCCGATGTCGGGGACGAAGATCAAAAAAGTGGAGCTGCGCAAGAGGATCGCGGACGAGCTGGCGGCCGCCGGCATCACGGAAGCGCCGCGGGTACGCCGATAG
- a CDS encoding nuclear transport factor 2 family protein: MTALTGVLADHVRAVNAFDLDGIVATFAEDALVNDARREFWGIDAIRAWAAAEMVGDHVTLRVTDVVDHHGVTLVRAAYEGDYPKAGLPDPLIMTNYFTVRAGKIDSMFVIRNEGR, translated from the coding sequence ATGACCGCTCTCACCGGAGTCCTGGCCGACCACGTCCGGGCCGTCAATGCCTTCGACCTGGACGGCATCGTCGCCACGTTCGCCGAGGATGCCCTGGTCAACGACGCCCGCCGCGAGTTCTGGGGTATCGACGCGATCCGGGCCTGGGCCGCCGCCGAGATGGTCGGCGACCATGTGACGCTGCGGGTCACCGACGTCGTCGACCACCACGGTGTCACCCTGGTCCGCGCCGCGTACGAGGGCGACTATCCCAAGGCCGGCCTGCCGGATCCGCTGATCATGACGAACTATTTCACCGTTCGCGCCGGCAAGATCGACAGCATGTTCGTGATCCGGAACGAGGGCCGATGA
- a CDS encoding sulfatase — protein sequence MRAIVVLFDTLNRRHLPPYGASGVHAPQFERLAEAAVTFDNCYAGSMPCMPARRELHTGRYNFLHRSWGPLEPFDDSVPELLSRHGVHTHLVTDHQHYWEDGGATYHNRFDTYEFFRGQEGDRWKGQVADPEMPEPAVGARRASAMIRQHWVNRQHFLKPGQHPQTLTVDAGLEFLDTNAGEQDWFLQIECFDPHEPFVATEEHRARYSLTHEGPEYDWPGYRRVTEQPGDTVRVRDEYRALLSMCDSSLGRVLDAMDTHALWDDTLLIVCTDHGLLLGEHGWWGKNVQPWYDENIHTPLFVWDPRSGARGERRAELVQTVDFGPTLLDFFGVARPNDMQGLPLTGTTTRDACLFGSFGGHVNVADGRHVYMRAPATAANEPLFEHTLMPTHMNSRFSPAELRDAELIPPLPFTKGAPVLRLPGYAWGDPHAFGTLLFDLESDPGQENPLVDDELELTMATCLVDLMRAADAPASQFERLGLPAQGPVTREHLLARAQRDDALAVLEDLPPATEFGSAVRTAIGELPPADREILARHLPMLANADFATSVAALSVWELAATTPSLTARTLRSLDARLSEPKIHTTS from the coding sequence ATGCGCGCGATCGTCGTGCTGTTCGACACGCTCAACCGCCGGCACCTGCCGCCGTACGGCGCGAGCGGGGTGCACGCGCCGCAGTTCGAGCGGCTGGCCGAGGCGGCCGTGACGTTCGACAACTGCTACGCGGGCAGCATGCCGTGCATGCCGGCGCGCCGCGAGCTGCACACCGGCCGCTACAACTTCCTGCACCGGTCGTGGGGGCCGCTGGAACCCTTCGACGACTCCGTGCCCGAACTGCTCTCGCGCCACGGCGTGCACACCCATCTCGTGACGGATCACCAGCACTACTGGGAAGACGGCGGCGCGACCTACCACAACCGCTTCGACACCTACGAGTTCTTCCGCGGCCAGGAAGGCGACCGCTGGAAAGGCCAGGTCGCCGATCCCGAAATGCCCGAACCGGCGGTCGGGGCGCGGCGGGCGTCGGCGATGATCCGCCAGCACTGGGTCAACCGGCAGCACTTCCTCAAACCCGGACAGCACCCGCAGACACTCACCGTCGACGCCGGCCTGGAGTTCCTCGACACCAACGCGGGCGAGCAGGACTGGTTCCTCCAGATCGAGTGCTTCGACCCGCACGAACCGTTCGTCGCCACCGAAGAGCACCGCGCGCGGTACTCCCTGACGCACGAAGGCCCGGAGTACGACTGGCCGGGCTACCGCCGCGTCACCGAACAACCCGGCGACACGGTCCGGGTCCGCGACGAATACCGCGCCCTGCTGTCCATGTGCGACAGTTCCCTCGGCCGCGTCCTCGACGCCATGGACACCCACGCACTGTGGGACGACACCCTGCTCATCGTCTGCACCGACCACGGCCTCCTGCTCGGCGAACACGGCTGGTGGGGCAAGAACGTACAACCCTGGTACGACGAGAACATCCACACCCCACTGTTCGTCTGGGACCCCCGCAGCGGCGCCCGCGGCGAACGGCGGGCCGAGCTCGTGCAGACTGTCGACTTCGGACCGACCTTGCTCGACTTCTTCGGCGTGGCAAGGCCGAACGACATGCAAGGCCTCCCCCTGACGGGCACAACCACGCGCGACGCCTGCCTGTTCGGCAGCTTCGGCGGCCACGTCAACGTCGCCGACGGTCGGCATGTCTACATGCGAGCGCCCGCCACGGCCGCCAACGAACCGTTGTTCGAGCACACGCTCATGCCCACCCACATGAACAGCCGCTTCTCCCCCGCCGAACTGCGCGACGCCGAACTCATCCCACCCCTGCCGTTCACCAAAGGCGCACCGGTGCTGCGCCTACCCGGCTACGCCTGGGGCGACCCGCACGCGTTCGGCACGCTGCTGTTCGACCTCGAAAGCGACCCCGGCCAGGAAAACCCCCTCGTCGACGACGAACTCGAACTCACGATGGCCACCTGCCTCGTCGACCTGATGCGAGCCGCGGACGCGCCCGCGTCCCAGTTCGAGCGTCTCGGCCTGCCCGCTCAGGGGCCCGTCACGCGGGAGCACCTCCTCGCCCGCGCCCAACGCGACGACGCCCTCGCCGTCCTGGAGGACCTCCCACCGGCGACCGAGTTCGGCTCCGCCGTCCGGACCGCGATCGGTGAACTTCCTCCGGCCGACCGCGAAATTCTCGCGCGCCACCTGCCCATGCTCGCCAACGCCGACTTCGCCACCTCGGTCGCGGCGCTGTCCGTCTGGGAACTGGCCGCCACGACCCCCAGCCTCACGGCCCGAACCCTTCGCTCACTCGACGCGCGGCTGTCGGAGCCGAAGATCCACACAACTTCCTGA
- a CDS encoding VIT1/CCC1 transporter family protein — protein MTTHPEPDRRRTGPAAATTGWAHRHRDVSGGWLRPTVFGAVDGLVTNAALIAGVGGSGVTPHTIVLTGLAGLVAGAFSMGAGEYVSVTNQNELVQAEVALEADMHARFPQQEHDELVSRFVSYGADDDTARRMAEAVARDPDQALRLHTREELGVDPQDLPSAPLAGGASFVAFSIGALLPLLPYLFGASTLVVSLILTAVALLAGGMTVGKLTGRPLVHSGLRQLVLGALAVAVTYGIGQLIGAPVS, from the coding sequence ATGACCACGCACCCCGAACCCGATCGCCGCCGGACCGGGCCCGCCGCCGCGACCACCGGATGGGCCCACCGCCACCGCGACGTCTCCGGCGGCTGGCTCCGCCCGACCGTGTTCGGCGCGGTCGATGGCCTGGTCACCAACGCGGCCCTCATCGCGGGTGTCGGCGGCAGCGGCGTCACGCCGCACACGATCGTGCTCACCGGGCTGGCCGGGCTGGTCGCCGGGGCGTTCTCGATGGGCGCCGGCGAGTACGTGTCGGTGACCAACCAGAACGAGCTCGTGCAGGCCGAGGTCGCGCTCGAAGCCGACATGCACGCGCGCTTCCCGCAGCAGGAGCACGACGAGCTGGTCAGCCGCTTCGTCTCCTACGGCGCCGACGACGACACCGCCCGCCGCATGGCCGAAGCCGTCGCGCGCGACCCCGACCAGGCGCTGCGGCTGCATACGCGCGAAGAGCTCGGCGTCGACCCACAGGACCTGCCGTCCGCGCCGCTGGCGGGCGGCGCGTCGTTCGTCGCGTTCTCGATCGGCGCGCTGCTTCCGTTGCTGCCGTACCTGTTCGGCGCGAGCACACTGGTCGTGTCGCTGATCCTGACGGCGGTCGCGCTGCTCGCCGGGGGGATGACGGTCGGCAAGCTGACCGGGCGGCCGTTGGTCCACTCCGGACTGCGGCAGCTCGTCCTCGGGGCGCTGGCCGTCGCCGTCACCTACGGCATCGGCCAGCTGATCGGCGCGCCCGTCAGTTGA
- a CDS encoding phytoene desaturase family protein: MSSYDVVVIGAGAAGLCAGALLAREGKRVVVLDRSPYLGGRAMAVPDEGFTVNLGGHLIEDGGSGLTKVFEHVGKELIHGEVSKEMPIWENGSGWGSIRDRYTDRAELKKVVKALADTPYSELDEWDDRPLREWIHQHTSDQGVVDLFEFISVLECMTDNWYDHSASDNLYVRKMHYEERNTAAYSCWPGQGWDGLWRDLADAITGHGGELRLGTSVERVIVENGAVKGVAVAREPKVLPNEFFEEEILEAPAVISTLPVWHVLNVVPRSVLPEWYASQIEFLAQDKFRIAWLGLYLATEEPVTRFDPRELSTWTATPSTDCSGFMFDQSAMDPSCSPEGTHLHALGAIIPGAKGRDREWCRATMQAFERDVETMWPGLANPVWRRRHLVFEPSFGVIQMPGLVGKYRPHWRAPNVEGLWFASETFRSRGVGTDRAARAALTCVEDYLGARIPTFGDGWRY; encoded by the coding sequence GTGTCGAGTTACGACGTGGTGGTGATCGGGGCGGGCGCGGCCGGCCTGTGCGCGGGGGCGCTGCTCGCGCGCGAAGGCAAACGGGTTGTCGTGCTCGACCGCAGCCCGTACCTGGGTGGGCGCGCGATGGCCGTGCCGGACGAAGGGTTCACCGTCAACCTCGGCGGGCACCTGATCGAAGACGGCGGATCCGGCCTCACCAAGGTGTTCGAGCACGTCGGCAAGGAGCTGATCCACGGCGAGGTCAGCAAGGAGATGCCGATCTGGGAGAACGGGTCGGGCTGGGGCTCGATCCGCGACCGCTACACCGACCGCGCGGAGCTCAAGAAGGTCGTCAAGGCCCTCGCCGACACCCCGTACTCGGAGCTCGACGAGTGGGACGACCGGCCGCTGCGCGAGTGGATCCACCAGCACACCTCCGACCAGGGTGTGGTGGACCTGTTCGAGTTCATCTCCGTGCTGGAGTGCATGACCGACAACTGGTACGACCACTCCGCCAGCGACAACCTCTACGTGCGCAAGATGCACTACGAGGAGCGCAACACCGCCGCCTACTCGTGCTGGCCCGGCCAGGGCTGGGACGGGCTGTGGCGCGATCTGGCCGACGCGATCACCGGGCACGGCGGCGAGCTGCGCCTGGGGACCTCGGTCGAGCGCGTGATCGTCGAAAACGGTGCGGTGAAAGGCGTCGCGGTCGCGCGCGAGCCGAAGGTGCTGCCCAACGAGTTTTTCGAGGAGGAGATCCTCGAGGCCCCGGCGGTGATCTCCACGCTGCCGGTGTGGCACGTGCTGAACGTGGTGCCGCGCAGCGTGCTCCCGGAGTGGTACGCCTCGCAGATCGAGTTCCTGGCGCAGGACAAGTTCCGCATCGCCTGGCTCGGCCTCTACCTCGCCACCGAGGAGCCGGTCACGCGGTTCGACCCGCGTGAGCTCTCGACCTGGACCGCGACGCCGTCGACGGACTGCTCCGGGTTCATGTTCGACCAGTCGGCGATGGACCCGTCGTGCTCGCCCGAAGGCACGCACCTGCACGCGCTGGGCGCGATCATCCCGGGCGCGAAGGGCCGCGACCGCGAGTGGTGCCGCGCCACGATGCAGGCGTTCGAACGCGACGTCGAGACGATGTGGCCCGGCTTGGCGAACCCGGTCTGGCGGCGCCGGCACCTGGTGTTCGAGCCGAGCTTCGGTGTGATCCAGATGCCCGGCCTGGTCGGGAAGTACCGGCCGCACTGGCGCGCGCCCAACGTCGAGGGGCTCTGGTTCGCCAGCGAGACCTTCCGCAGCCGCGGCGTCGGCACGGACCGCGCGGCCCGCGCCGCCCTCACGTGCGTCGAGGACTACCTCGGGGCGCGGATCCCGACGTTCGGCGATGGATGGAGGTACTGA